From the Ruania alkalisoli genome, one window contains:
- a CDS encoding NUDIX hydrolase — protein sequence MPDQRPHPSRPTDWRPEGPWEGWVECGCGARHWGHSGAAGLLILDAGDGRGNWTDAVGRVLLQHRASWTHFGDTWGIPGGALRPGETPWAGAVREAAEEAGVDPTSLTLLATRTLTHPDWSYTTALALATGPLTAHPTDAESADIQWVTQAEVTGKPLLPAFADAWPTLREMLMRRPALVVDAANVVGSRPDGWWKDRAGATERLLARLETLAHDGVPSAVLDLPGDLWWPELVLVTEGAARAAGPGDRVRVVAAPGEGDDEIVAQVQALREAGADPVVVATADRGLIARVSALGAGHTGPRSV from the coding sequence GTGCCCGACCAGCGCCCCCATCCCAGCCGCCCAACCGACTGGCGCCCCGAGGGTCCCTGGGAGGGCTGGGTGGAGTGCGGCTGCGGTGCGCGCCATTGGGGGCACAGCGGCGCCGCCGGCCTGCTGATCCTGGACGCAGGTGACGGGCGAGGGAACTGGACGGACGCCGTCGGACGGGTTCTCCTGCAGCACCGCGCCAGCTGGACACACTTCGGCGACACCTGGGGCATCCCGGGTGGCGCCCTGCGCCCGGGCGAGACGCCGTGGGCGGGCGCGGTGCGGGAGGCGGCCGAGGAGGCCGGAGTGGACCCCACCTCGCTGACACTGCTCGCCACCCGCACCCTCACCCACCCTGACTGGAGCTACACCACTGCCCTGGCGCTGGCTACGGGCCCGTTGACGGCGCACCCCACCGACGCCGAGAGCGCCGACATCCAGTGGGTCACCCAGGCGGAGGTGACCGGCAAGCCGCTGCTGCCCGCCTTCGCCGACGCCTGGCCGACGCTGCGCGAGATGCTCATGCGCCGGCCAGCGCTGGTGGTCGATGCGGCCAACGTGGTCGGCTCCCGGCCGGACGGCTGGTGGAAGGACCGCGCCGGCGCCACCGAGCGCCTGCTGGCGCGGTTGGAAACCCTGGCCCACGACGGCGTCCCTTCAGCCGTGCTGGATCTGCCCGGTGATCTGTGGTGGCCCGAGCTCGTCCTCGTCACCGAGGGGGCGGCGCGAGCGGCCGGGCCTGGGGATCGGGTGCGGGTGGTGGCGGCGCCCGGGGAGGGGGACGACGAGATCGTCGCTCAGGTGCAGGCGTTGCGCGAGGCCGGTGCCGATCCGGTGGTGGTGGCCACGGCGGACCGGGGGCTGATCGCCCGGGTGAGCGCACTCGGCGCCGGGCACACGGGCCCGCGCAGCGTGTAG
- a CDS encoding DUF779 domain-containing protein — MNHDGAGHLPQVEAQRVDLTQAAADLLVRLREWHGELMFHQSGGCCDGSSPMCYPQGDFLTSEADVHLGDLVVQAGAGAESGGRSGAVSESTFTDSLFTVPVWMSRTQFEYWRHTHLTIDVVPGRGAGFSVEAPEGLRFLIRSRLLTDEESEALSSSGR, encoded by the coding sequence ATGAATCACGACGGCGCAGGTCACCTCCCGCAGGTCGAGGCCCAGCGGGTGGATCTCACCCAGGCCGCTGCCGACCTGCTGGTGCGGTTGCGGGAGTGGCATGGGGAGCTGATGTTCCACCAGTCCGGTGGGTGCTGTGACGGGTCGTCGCCCATGTGCTACCCGCAGGGCGACTTCCTCACCTCCGAGGCGGATGTGCACCTGGGTGATCTGGTGGTGCAGGCCGGGGCGGGTGCGGAGTCTGGGGGTCGGTCGGGTGCAGTGTCTGAGTCGACGTTCACAGACTCGCTGTTCACTGTGCCGGTCTGGATGAGCCGGACGCAGTTCGAGTACTGGCGGCACACCCATCTGACGATCGACGTGGTGCCGGGCAGAGGCGCGGGGTTCAGCGTCGAGGCACCCGAGGGGCTACGGTTCCTGATCCGGTCGCGGCTGCTGACCGATGAGGAGAGTGAGGCGCTCAGTAGTTCGGGACGCTGA
- the dapD gene encoding 2,3,4,5-tetrahydropyridine-2,6-dicarboxylate N-succinyltransferase, which yields MTRTAWGIGLATITTDDQTLDVWYPNPGLGDEPAQSSGPYGVPADLASLATIDRARGTRQVVEHRSIDLDAAPADTADAYLRLHLLSHRLVQPNSINLDGLFGVLPNVVWTSAGPCAVADFEKTRLALRVARKGAPITVYGVDKFPRMVDYVMPTGVRIADADRVRLGAHLAEGTTVMHEGFVNFNAGTLGASMVEGRISQGVVVGDGSDIGGGASIMGTLSGGGTHKIAIGQRCLLGANAGLGISLGDDCVVEAGLYLTAGSKVTLTGTGDVVAARDLSGTPNLLFRRNSTTGAVEAIERSGAGIELNSALHAQ from the coding sequence ATGACACGCACCGCCTGGGGAATCGGACTCGCCACCATCACCACCGACGACCAGACGCTGGACGTCTGGTACCCGAACCCTGGGCTGGGGGACGAACCCGCGCAGAGCAGCGGGCCCTACGGTGTGCCCGCCGATCTGGCCTCGCTCGCGACGATCGACCGGGCGCGCGGCACCCGCCAGGTGGTCGAGCACCGCAGCATCGATCTGGACGCCGCACCGGCCGACACCGCGGACGCCTACCTGCGCCTGCACCTGCTCTCCCACCGGCTCGTGCAGCCGAACTCAATCAACCTGGACGGGCTGTTCGGGGTGCTGCCGAATGTGGTGTGGACCTCCGCCGGGCCGTGCGCGGTGGCCGACTTCGAGAAGACCCGGCTGGCGCTGCGCGTGGCGCGCAAGGGCGCGCCGATCACCGTCTACGGCGTGGACAAGTTCCCCCGGATGGTCGACTACGTCATGCCGACCGGGGTGCGGATCGCCGACGCGGACCGGGTCCGGCTGGGTGCCCACCTCGCCGAGGGCACCACCGTGATGCACGAAGGGTTCGTGAACTTCAACGCCGGCACACTCGGCGCCTCCATGGTCGAGGGTCGCATCTCCCAGGGGGTGGTGGTCGGCGACGGGTCGGACATCGGCGGCGGCGCCTCGATCATGGGCACACTCTCGGGTGGCGGCACCCACAAGATCGCCATCGGCCAGCGCTGCCTGCTCGGCGCGAACGCAGGGCTCGGGATCTCCCTCGGCGACGACTGCGTGGTGGAAGCGGGCCTGTACCTGACCGCCGGGTCGAAGGTGACGCTGACCGGCACGGGGGATGTCGTCGCAGCGCGGGACCTCTCCGGCACTCCCAACCTGCTGTTCCGCCGCAACTCCACCACCGGTGCGGTGGAGGCGATCGAACGCAGCGGGGCGGGGATCGAGCTGAACTCCGCGCTGCATGCCCAGTAG
- a CDS encoding acetyl/propionyl/methylcrotonyl-CoA carboxylase subunit alpha, which translates to MSTSAAPEASKARCGKVLIANRGEIAVRVARACRDAGLASVGVYADSDRDAQHVQLVDEAFALHGSRAAETYLDISKILDVARRSGADSVHPGYGFLSENADFARAVINAGLIWIGPPPAAIDALGDKVSARHIAQRAGAPLVAGTADPVSDAGEVHAFAAEHGLPIAIKAAFGGGGRGLKVARTAEDIDGMFDSAVREATAAFGRGECFVERFLDRPRHVETQCLADAYGTVVVVSTRDCTLQRRHQKLVEEAPAPFLTPEQDAQLREASIAILKEAGYRGAGTCEFLIGTDGTISFLEVNTRLQVEHCVSEEIAGIDLVREQFRIADGEELGYTEVTTRGHSLEFRINGEDPFGNFLPSPGTISSLRWPSGPGVRVDSGIVAGDTISGAFDSMLAKVIVTGATRTEALQRARRAISETEVTGIPTVLPFFRAVLADLEFAADRLEDFSVYTTWIENEFAARLAAQAEGATPVPAAAPAEADSDVERVVVEVGGKRLEVVLPAGLSIGGAGKGRQARRPARRSNGKSAAAVAGGNALASPMQGTIVKVAVADGELVAEGDLVVVLEAMKMEQPLVAHRAGRVHGLSAAVGQTVSSGSVICQIDEMPESGD; encoded by the coding sequence ATGTCGACGAGCGCAGCGCCGGAAGCATCGAAGGCCCGATGCGGCAAAGTGCTCATCGCCAACCGCGGCGAGATCGCCGTCCGGGTTGCGCGCGCCTGCCGCGACGCGGGCCTCGCCTCCGTCGGTGTCTACGCCGACTCCGACCGCGACGCCCAGCATGTGCAGCTGGTCGACGAGGCGTTCGCGCTCCACGGTTCCCGGGCCGCCGAGACGTACCTGGACATCAGCAAGATCCTCGATGTCGCCCGGCGATCCGGCGCGGACTCCGTGCATCCCGGGTACGGATTCCTCTCCGAGAACGCCGATTTCGCCCGCGCGGTGATCAACGCCGGTCTCATCTGGATCGGACCGCCGCCGGCCGCCATCGACGCCCTCGGCGACAAGGTCAGCGCGCGGCACATCGCCCAACGCGCCGGCGCCCCGCTGGTCGCCGGAACCGCGGACCCGGTGTCCGATGCCGGCGAGGTGCACGCCTTCGCGGCCGAACACGGCCTGCCGATCGCGATCAAGGCAGCCTTCGGTGGTGGCGGCCGCGGCCTGAAGGTCGCGCGCACCGCCGAGGACATCGACGGCATGTTCGACTCCGCCGTCCGGGAGGCCACCGCCGCGTTCGGCCGGGGTGAGTGCTTCGTCGAGCGCTTCCTCGACCGTCCCCGCCACGTGGAGACCCAGTGCCTGGCGGACGCCTACGGCACCGTCGTCGTGGTCTCCACCCGCGACTGCACCCTCCAGCGCCGCCACCAGAAGCTGGTGGAGGAGGCGCCCGCACCGTTCCTCACTCCGGAGCAGGACGCCCAGTTGCGCGAGGCGTCGATCGCGATCCTGAAGGAGGCCGGTTACCGCGGCGCCGGCACCTGCGAGTTCCTCATCGGCACCGACGGCACGATCTCCTTCCTCGAGGTCAACACCCGCCTGCAGGTGGAGCACTGCGTCAGCGAGGAGATCGCGGGGATCGACCTCGTGCGTGAGCAGTTCCGCATCGCCGACGGCGAAGAGCTCGGCTACACCGAGGTCACCACCCGCGGGCACTCGCTGGAGTTCCGCATCAACGGTGAGGACCCGTTCGGCAACTTCCTCCCCTCCCCTGGCACGATCAGCTCCCTGCGCTGGCCGTCGGGCCCGGGTGTGCGCGTGGATTCGGGCATCGTCGCCGGTGACACCATCTCTGGTGCGTTCGACTCGATGCTGGCCAAGGTCATCGTCACCGGCGCCACCCGCACCGAGGCCCTGCAGCGGGCCCGTCGCGCCATCAGCGAGACTGAGGTCACCGGCATCCCCACCGTGCTGCCCTTCTTCCGTGCGGTGCTCGCCGACCTGGAGTTCGCGGCCGACCGGCTCGAGGACTTCTCCGTCTACACCACCTGGATCGAGAACGAGTTCGCTGCGCGGCTCGCCGCCCAGGCCGAGGGCGCCACACCCGTCCCCGCCGCGGCGCCGGCCGAAGCAGACAGTGACGTCGAGCGGGTTGTCGTGGAGGTCGGCGGCAAGCGCCTCGAGGTGGTCCTGCCCGCAGGCTTGAGCATCGGCGGCGCCGGTAAGGGACGTCAGGCCCGCCGCCCCGCGCGCCGCTCCAACGGCAAGTCCGCTGCCGCGGTCGCCGGGGGCAATGCTCTCGCCTCCCCCATGCAGGGCACCATCGTGAAGGTGGCTGTGGCCGACGGTGAGCTCGTTGCTGAGGGCGACCTGGTGGTCGTGCTGGAGGCGATGAAGATGGAGCAACCGCTGGTCGCACACCGGGCCGGGCGGGTGCACGGCCTCAGTGCCGCGGTCGGGCAGACCGTCAGCTCCGGCTCGGTGATCTGCCAGATCGACGAGATGCCCGAGTCCGGCGACTGA
- a CDS encoding S41 family peptidase, whose amino-acid sequence MAYLRDPHLHGDLLTFVSADDVWLAPLTGGRAWRLTADAAPVRRPRFSPDGRHIAFVSTRDGHPEVMVADVESGQARRLTWWAGPVTIMLGWRDAETILVASNAGEAIIRHTVIKEVRIDGSSERLQIGAASGLAIHPDGSMALSTFNARGPAHWKRYRGGTASRLWLRREGTWTRLLPDEHAALVDPLWLGDSLVFTSDRAISEPSAEQANLWLWDTPGHGEPRRLTRQGPDQGYVRDASTDGARISWHSRGQLYVLENPDGDPRPVEVTLPGSRPATVMTPTTRLDAVAADHTGDHSVVIWRGRAAWLAHRDGPAHVLAADSGIRTREPVVLGRTGRVALVTDADGEDALEIHAVDGSAAPERTLSGRLGRVLHLASDPAGTRLASISHDGWLRLVTLRTDHADVQVRDVIRSAYGESLTPSFSPDGRYLLWSEPTELESQQHRVMLLDTAGQHEPVALTTGQFHDRDPQVTMDGRHVVFLSDRTFDPQYDTHAFALSFAGSTRPWLIPLSAREPAPFGPTVTGRPLNTKSDKDDGDAPGHPPASPELDLAGVEERITPFPVRSARYRDLRVVDDGVVWVMHKDETGELGSRRAGVDGDADTDEIQRWSFTERTLTTIVDKATSYCVSGDGKQLVVVHDGAVTVAPATRKPNDEDHSVVQVDLSRLRVPLEPADEWRQMFDECTRLMRQQYWREDMNGIDWSAVTERWRPVVNQVSSHDELVDVLWETVAELNTSHAYVIPAEGAEGETPGRRLGLLGADLKPAADGWQIVRILPGESSEPAARSPLLSAGVDARVGDLLVAVDGVPIGSAGPGPLLVGAAEKPVQLTLRRDGRDRQAVVVPLADEEVLRYQDWVRSRREYVHDRSDGRLGYLHVPDMMSNGWAQLHRDLRLAARAEGIIADVRYNRGGHTSQLVISKLAARVVAWATARHEDHAATYPDAAPRGPVVLVANEFSGSDGDIVNAAAQALGVGPVVGVRTWGGVIGIDGRYDLVDGTTVTQPKYAFWVDGKEWGVENHGVDPDITVEHTPDQLFADDDPQLDGAIAEALGRLGRRPAATPPPLPHPRHN is encoded by the coding sequence ATGGCCTATCTGCGCGACCCCCATCTCCACGGCGATCTGCTCACCTTCGTCAGTGCCGACGACGTCTGGCTCGCCCCGCTCACCGGTGGACGAGCCTGGCGCCTGACTGCCGATGCCGCACCGGTGCGGCGCCCGCGCTTCTCTCCGGACGGCCGTCATATCGCGTTCGTCTCCACCCGAGACGGGCACCCGGAAGTGATGGTGGCCGACGTCGAATCAGGACAGGCACGACGACTGACATGGTGGGCCGGACCTGTCACGATCATGCTCGGGTGGCGCGATGCCGAGACGATCCTGGTGGCATCCAATGCGGGTGAAGCGATCATCCGACACACCGTGATCAAGGAAGTGCGCATCGACGGCTCGAGCGAGCGGCTCCAGATCGGCGCAGCATCTGGGCTAGCAATCCATCCGGACGGGTCGATGGCGCTGAGCACGTTCAATGCACGCGGGCCGGCGCACTGGAAACGCTACCGGGGTGGAACAGCCTCCCGCCTGTGGCTCAGGCGCGAGGGGACGTGGACGCGCCTCCTCCCGGACGAGCACGCCGCACTCGTGGATCCGCTCTGGCTCGGTGACTCACTGGTGTTCACCTCCGACCGGGCCATCTCCGAGCCTTCTGCGGAACAGGCCAACCTGTGGTTGTGGGACACGCCCGGCCACGGAGAGCCGAGGCGCCTCACGCGGCAGGGTCCAGATCAGGGATATGTGCGCGACGCTAGCACCGACGGCGCCCGGATCAGCTGGCACTCCCGTGGCCAGCTGTACGTGCTCGAGAACCCCGACGGCGACCCTCGCCCTGTGGAAGTCACGCTCCCAGGGAGCCGGCCGGCCACCGTCATGACACCGACCACGCGACTCGACGCCGTGGCTGCGGACCATACCGGTGATCACAGCGTGGTGATCTGGCGTGGCCGGGCAGCGTGGCTGGCGCATCGGGACGGACCCGCGCACGTGCTGGCGGCCGACTCCGGGATCCGCACCCGGGAACCGGTGGTGCTGGGACGTACCGGACGGGTGGCGTTGGTGACCGACGCCGACGGCGAGGATGCCCTGGAGATCCACGCAGTGGACGGCTCTGCGGCGCCGGAACGCACCCTGAGCGGGCGTCTGGGCCGGGTCCTGCATCTGGCGTCCGACCCGGCCGGGACCCGGTTGGCCTCGATCTCCCACGACGGCTGGTTACGACTGGTCACGCTCCGGACCGACCACGCGGACGTCCAGGTACGGGACGTCATCCGGTCCGCCTACGGCGAGTCGCTGACGCCGTCGTTCTCCCCGGACGGCCGGTATCTGCTGTGGTCCGAGCCGACCGAGCTGGAGTCGCAGCAGCACCGGGTGATGCTGCTGGACACCGCAGGGCAGCATGAACCGGTGGCTCTGACCACGGGGCAGTTCCACGACCGCGATCCGCAGGTCACCATGGACGGCCGGCACGTCGTGTTCCTCTCCGACCGGACGTTCGATCCCCAGTACGACACGCATGCCTTCGCGCTCTCGTTCGCTGGCTCGACCCGGCCGTGGCTCATCCCCCTCTCCGCCCGGGAGCCAGCACCGTTCGGACCGACGGTGACGGGCCGGCCGTTGAACACGAAGTCGGACAAGGACGACGGCGATGCACCCGGACATCCTCCTGCCTCCCCCGAGCTGGACCTGGCAGGTGTGGAGGAACGGATCACCCCGTTCCCGGTGCGCTCGGCCCGGTACCGGGATCTGCGGGTGGTCGACGATGGTGTGGTGTGGGTGATGCACAAAGACGAGACCGGCGAACTCGGTTCCCGCAGAGCTGGTGTGGACGGTGACGCGGATACCGATGAGATCCAGCGATGGTCCTTCACCGAGCGCACACTCACCACGATCGTGGACAAGGCCACCTCCTACTGCGTCTCCGGCGATGGCAAGCAGCTGGTCGTGGTGCATGACGGCGCCGTGACGGTGGCTCCGGCGACCCGCAAGCCCAACGACGAGGACCACAGCGTCGTCCAGGTGGACCTGTCGCGGCTGCGCGTGCCGCTGGAGCCGGCCGACGAATGGCGGCAGATGTTCGACGAATGCACGCGCCTCATGCGCCAGCAGTACTGGCGCGAGGACATGAACGGGATCGACTGGAGCGCCGTGACCGAACGGTGGCGACCGGTCGTGAACCAGGTGAGCAGCCACGACGAACTCGTCGACGTCCTCTGGGAGACCGTTGCGGAGCTGAACACCTCCCACGCCTACGTCATCCCAGCGGAGGGGGCCGAGGGCGAGACTCCTGGCCGCCGACTGGGCCTGCTGGGCGCCGATCTGAAGCCGGCAGCGGATGGCTGGCAGATCGTGCGCATCCTGCCCGGAGAGAGCAGTGAGCCGGCAGCTCGCTCGCCACTGCTGTCGGCTGGTGTGGACGCGCGGGTCGGCGACCTGCTGGTGGCCGTGGATGGTGTACCGATCGGGAGTGCGGGGCCGGGACCGTTACTCGTGGGAGCGGCCGAGAAGCCCGTGCAGCTGACGCTGCGCAGAGACGGCCGCGACCGGCAGGCGGTCGTGGTGCCACTGGCTGATGAGGAGGTGCTGCGCTATCAGGACTGGGTCCGGTCACGCCGAGAGTATGTCCATGACCGCAGCGACGGCCGGCTGGGCTACCTGCACGTACCGGACATGATGAGCAATGGCTGGGCACAACTGCACCGCGATCTGCGGCTCGCCGCCCGCGCCGAGGGGATCATCGCCGACGTCCGCTACAACCGCGGCGGGCACACCAGCCAGCTGGTGATCTCGAAGCTGGCGGCCCGCGTGGTTGCGTGGGCGACGGCCCGGCACGAGGATCATGCCGCGACCTACCCGGATGCAGCCCCGCGCGGTCCGGTGGTGCTGGTGGCGAACGAGTTCTCCGGTTCGGACGGTGACATCGTCAACGCTGCCGCCCAGGCTCTTGGCGTCGGCCCCGTCGTCGGTGTCCGCACCTGGGGTGGGGTGATCGGGATCGACGGCAGGTACGACCTCGTCGACGGCACCACGGTGACGCAGCCGAAGTACGCCTTCTGGGTCGACGGGAAGGAGTGGGGGGTGGAGAACCATGGCGTGGATCCCGACATCACAGTCGAGCACACGCCGGACCAGTTGTTCGCCGACGACGACCCGCAGCTGGACGGAGCGATCGCCGAGGCCCTGGGCCGGCTCGGGCGACGACCGGCGGCAACGCCACCACCACTGCCCCACCCCCGTCACAACTGA
- a CDS encoding Fic family protein — protein MDTPSDLAANVEEAAAALSRFDRYSAQVLGPSVPALGPIAAILLRTESASSSQIENLTVGARQLALAELDQSRSTNARAVVANVRTMEAALRLADRFDTNAILQMHRTLLIGQAGAEIHAGQWRDQLVWIGTSSVSPRGASHVAPQAPLVPAAIDDLVQFTRRNDLPILVQVAIAHAQFENIHPFVDGNGRTGRAMIHALLRAKGLVTSTTAPVSAGLPLRTEQYFDALDACRAGDARPIVERFADAARFAASSGSRLVDDLAAQIEAPSEQLSGLRRHALAWRVLPHLIAHPVINARFLTETLGMADQSAQNALRQLADAGVLAECTGLRRNRVWQHIGILTILDQYAQRLIRR, from the coding sequence GTGGATACGCCGTCGGACCTCGCCGCCAACGTCGAGGAAGCGGCAGCCGCACTCAGCAGATTCGACCGCTACTCGGCGCAGGTCCTCGGACCGTCGGTCCCCGCGCTCGGCCCGATAGCGGCCATCCTCCTGCGTACCGAATCTGCGTCTTCCTCCCAGATCGAGAACCTCACGGTCGGCGCACGACAACTGGCGCTTGCTGAACTCGACCAGTCGCGGTCCACCAACGCCCGTGCCGTGGTTGCCAACGTCCGGACCATGGAGGCCGCGCTCCGACTCGCCGATCGATTCGACACTAACGCGATCCTCCAGATGCACCGGACATTGCTGATCGGTCAGGCAGGGGCCGAGATCCACGCCGGACAGTGGAGGGATCAGCTCGTATGGATCGGTACCTCCAGCGTCAGCCCACGTGGAGCAAGCCATGTGGCACCTCAGGCTCCGCTCGTGCCGGCCGCGATAGACGACCTGGTGCAGTTCACCCGTCGGAACGATCTCCCCATCCTCGTCCAGGTGGCGATCGCCCACGCACAGTTCGAGAACATCCATCCCTTCGTCGACGGCAATGGGCGGACTGGACGGGCCATGATCCATGCCCTACTCCGCGCCAAGGGGCTCGTCACGAGTACGACGGCGCCCGTGTCGGCCGGGCTCCCGCTGCGCACCGAACAGTACTTCGACGCCCTGGATGCCTGCCGCGCCGGCGACGCACGCCCGATCGTCGAACGGTTCGCCGACGCGGCCCGGTTCGCTGCGTCATCGGGCAGTCGTCTCGTCGACGACCTCGCGGCACAGATCGAGGCCCCAAGCGAGCAACTGTCCGGGCTGCGCCGTCATGCTCTCGCGTGGCGGGTCCTTCCCCATCTCATTGCTCATCCAGTGATCAATGCCCGCTTCCTCACCGAGACCCTCGGCATGGCAGATCAGAGTGCGCAGAACGCCCTGCGACAACTCGCCGACGCCGGTGTCCTCGCGGAGTGCACAGGTCTCCGCCGGAACCGCGTGTGGCAGCACATCGGCATCCTCACGATCCTCGACCAGTACGCACAGAGGTTGATCCGCCGCTGA
- a CDS encoding Maf family protein produces the protein MSAPTLILASASPARAALLRTAGIEPDIQPADVDEEALLADAAHESGGRAVPVREAVALLARAKAEAVAGLLATTGPTPAPGPAHHTGPAGASEEGDAVVIGCDSLLELDGEALGKPYEPERARARWRQMRGRSGTLHTGHHLIRGGERAHAVSSTVVHFAELSDAEIDAYVATGEPLSVAGAFTLDGFGGAFVTGVEGDPHGVVGLSLPLVRVLLADLGLAWTDFWRIT, from the coding sequence GTGAGCGCTCCCACCCTCATCCTCGCCTCTGCCTCCCCAGCACGGGCAGCCCTGCTGCGGACGGCCGGTATCGAGCCGGACATCCAGCCGGCGGACGTCGACGAGGAGGCACTCCTCGCTGACGCTGCCCACGAGTCGGGAGGACGCGCAGTGCCCGTCCGAGAGGCCGTTGCCCTGCTCGCCCGCGCAAAGGCGGAAGCGGTGGCCGGTCTGCTGGCAACCACCGGCCCCACGCCCGCTCCTGGCCCGGCACACCACACAGGCCCCGCCGGCGCGTCCGAGGAGGGTGACGCCGTCGTGATCGGTTGTGACTCGCTGCTCGAACTGGACGGTGAGGCCCTGGGCAAGCCGTACGAACCCGAGCGTGCACGCGCGCGCTGGCGCCAGATGCGTGGACGTTCGGGAACCCTGCACACCGGGCACCACCTGATCCGCGGTGGCGAGCGCGCCCACGCGGTTTCCAGCACCGTGGTGCACTTCGCCGAGCTGAGCGACGCCGAGATCGACGCCTACGTGGCCACCGGAGAACCACTCTCGGTGGCCGGGGCGTTCACACTCGACGGCTTCGGCGGCGCGTTCGTGACCGGCGTCGAGGGCGACCCGCACGGCGTGGTCGGGCTGAGCCTGCCGCTGGTGCGGGTGCTGCTGGCCGACCTGGGGTTGGCATGGACGGACTTCTGGAGAATCACCTGA
- the adh gene encoding aldehyde dehydrogenase — MTVYAPPGTEGSVVEYRSRYDHWIGGEYLPPAKGEYFENPSPVTGQTFTEVARGTAEDIEAALDAAHGAAPAWARTSVTERANILNKIADRMEANLEKIAVAEAWENGKPVRETLAADIPLAIDHFRYFAGAIRAQEGSISEIDGDTIAYHFHEPLGVVGQIIPWNFPILMATWKLAPALAAGNAVVLKPAEQTPASILLLMDLIGDLLPPGVVNVVNGFGVEAGKPLASSPRIAKIAFTGETTTGRLIMQYASQNIIPVTLELGGKSPNIFFSDVASAQDDFYDKALEGFTMFALNQGEVCTCPSRALIQADIYDQFLGDAVERTKAVKQGNPLDTETMIGAQASNDQLEKILSYIDIGKQEGARVLTGGERADLGGELAGGYYVTPTIFEGNNAMRIFQEEIFGPVVSVTSFDEFDDAMKIANDTLYGLGAGVWSREAGTAYRAGRTIQAGRVWTNCYHAYPAAAAFGGYKGSGVGRENHKMMLDHYQQTKNLLVSYAPQKLGFF, encoded by the coding sequence ATGACTGTCTACGCACCCCCGGGAACGGAGGGCTCCGTGGTCGAGTACCGCTCTCGGTATGACCACTGGATCGGCGGCGAGTACCTGCCGCCGGCAAAGGGCGAGTACTTCGAGAACCCCAGCCCCGTCACAGGTCAGACCTTCACCGAGGTGGCCCGCGGCACCGCCGAGGACATCGAGGCTGCACTCGATGCCGCCCACGGTGCCGCACCTGCGTGGGCCCGAACCAGCGTGACCGAGCGGGCGAACATCTTGAACAAGATCGCCGACCGGATGGAGGCGAACCTCGAGAAGATCGCGGTGGCCGAGGCGTGGGAGAACGGCAAGCCGGTGCGCGAGACCCTCGCTGCCGACATCCCGCTGGCGATCGATCACTTCCGCTACTTCGCCGGCGCCATCCGCGCCCAGGAGGGCTCGATCTCCGAGATCGACGGTGACACCATCGCCTACCACTTCCACGAGCCACTCGGCGTGGTCGGGCAGATCATCCCGTGGAACTTCCCGATCCTGATGGCCACGTGGAAGCTCGCTCCGGCGCTCGCGGCCGGGAACGCGGTGGTGCTCAAACCGGCCGAGCAGACACCGGCCTCGATCCTGCTGCTGATGGACCTCATCGGTGACCTGCTGCCACCCGGGGTGGTGAACGTCGTGAACGGGTTCGGGGTGGAGGCGGGCAAGCCGCTCGCGAGCTCGCCGCGGATCGCGAAGATCGCGTTCACGGGGGAGACCACCACGGGCCGGCTGATCATGCAGTACGCCAGCCAGAACATCATCCCGGTCACCCTCGAGCTCGGTGGGAAGAGCCCGAACATCTTCTTCTCCGACGTGGCGTCCGCACAGGACGACTTCTACGACAAGGCGCTCGAGGGCTTCACCATGTTCGCCCTCAACCAGGGCGAGGTATGCACCTGCCCCTCCCGGGCACTGATCCAGGCCGACATCTATGACCAGTTCCTCGGTGACGCCGTGGAGCGGACCAAGGCCGTGAAGCAGGGCAACCCGCTGGATACCGAGACCATGATCGGCGCCCAGGCCTCCAACGACCAGCTCGAGAAGATCCTCTCCTATATCGACATCGGCAAGCAGGAGGGGGCGCGGGTACTCACCGGCGGCGAGCGTGCCGACCTCGGCGGTGAGCTCGCCGGCGGTTACTACGTGACCCCGACCATTTTCGAGGGCAACAACGCGATGCGGATCTTCCAGGAGGAGATCTTCGGCCCGGTCGTCTCGGTCACCTCCTTCGACGAGTTCGACGACGCCATGAAGATCGCTAACGACACCCTCTATGGTCTCGGTGCCGGCGTGTGGTCGCGCGAGGCGGGCACGGCCTACCGGGCGGGGCGCACCATCCAGGCCGGGCGGGTGTGGACGAACTGTTACCACGCCTACCCCGCGGCCGCCGCGTTCGGTGGGTACAAGGGTTCGGGTGTGGGCCGGGAGAACCACAAGATGATGCTCGACCACTACCAGCAGACGAAGAACCTGCTGGTCTCCTACGCCCCGCAGAAGCTGGGCTTCTTCTGA